A window of the Streptomyces albireticuli genome harbors these coding sequences:
- a CDS encoding helix-hairpin-helix domain-containing protein: protein MSTDRPAGEAAPAEPEKAAPAPPPAEREAPGGAGAEAASAAGAGAEAASGPTGGADAAGASPEATANTGEPDADARSRGTDPQGAEGGTAAKRSAVAEALAAAVRAVESGEKPATAFFNDPRRQAPPARPAPQRAGAPVAPAAPTAPVAERPARPVVSAEGLGSVREVLAAGGAPEQLTGPVTEALGEHAAEALRADPWQLLAVPGVRPEQADGFARALLGAECGPDDERRAQALTVWLLERAADAGHTVLEASVLRSALTRHAVPDPDEALQSALAEGAVLVFEEALENPAAARAAREADPDAEVPVRLLLGLDRFAMAEESLADGLGRLINNFEPEPAVTPDEPGATGDGTEEAGSRTPEAAASKAPADPTGEPEPDAADAVTPDAPGVASDQAKEAGSHTPKAAASADPADGPDTDAADENAEPAGAPDAPEVTGDGTEKVGSRTPEAAASKAPADPTGEPEPDAADAADAPEQAEAAPGGVGTTPSPDWEALAAATVSASGAELVRAVAGAGVVAHSGGEASRAEVVAAVLAARAAGVRACVAVHTEDGKRRAAGLGDGAAVTVAGLLAGREGPGRDADGALALDLLAVLDAPQLDVEAAAMLVESLADGTRLVLSGDPGVLWSAGPGRVFADVLAAQACPVVVSRTPDPGPIGELVSGIGVGELSQVEAPGKEVVIVPVREPAEAVHRTVQLVADSVPRAIGVPAERTQVITPGHGGPAGTRALNAALKERLNPGPGRFGGFDPGDRIAYVPAPGRTVTGTVVSADAEGLRLDCGGTPVVVPRERVGEEVRHGWAVTAHQAAGVRWPAAVVVLPGDAARTLTRSWVYTAFGRAERHLSVVHGVEQALPRAVAEVPAKERTTRLRSLLRAQGRPAE, encoded by the coding sequence GTGAGTACCGATCGCCCCGCCGGCGAAGCCGCACCGGCGGAGCCGGAGAAGGCCGCCCCGGCACCGCCGCCCGCCGAGCGAGAGGCGCCCGGGGGCGCGGGTGCGGAGGCGGCGTCCGCCGCGGGTGCCGGTGCGGAGGCGGCGTCCGGCCCGACGGGCGGGGCCGACGCGGCGGGCGCGAGCCCGGAGGCGACCGCGAACACCGGGGAGCCGGACGCGGACGCGCGCTCGCGGGGCACGGACCCGCAGGGGGCCGAGGGCGGCACCGCCGCCAAGCGGTCCGCCGTCGCGGAGGCGCTGGCCGCCGCGGTGCGGGCCGTCGAGAGCGGGGAGAAGCCCGCGACGGCGTTCTTCAACGATCCGCGCAGGCAGGCGCCCCCGGCCCGGCCGGCCCCGCAGCGCGCGGGCGCGCCCGTGGCCCCCGCCGCACCGACGGCACCCGTGGCCGAGCGGCCCGCACGTCCCGTCGTCAGCGCCGAGGGGCTCGGGAGCGTGCGTGAGGTGCTGGCCGCGGGCGGCGCCCCCGAGCAGCTCACCGGCCCGGTGACCGAGGCGCTCGGCGAGCACGCCGCGGAGGCGCTGCGCGCCGACCCCTGGCAGCTGCTGGCCGTCCCGGGCGTGCGGCCCGAGCAGGCGGACGGCTTCGCGCGGGCCCTGCTCGGCGCCGAGTGCGGTCCGGACGACGAGCGCCGGGCCCAGGCCCTGACGGTCTGGCTGCTGGAGCGCGCGGCGGACGCCGGGCACACGGTGCTGGAGGCGTCGGTCCTGCGCTCCGCCCTCACCCGGCACGCGGTGCCGGACCCGGACGAGGCCCTTCAGAGCGCCCTCGCGGAGGGCGCCGTCCTGGTCTTCGAGGAGGCGCTGGAGAACCCGGCCGCCGCCCGCGCCGCGCGCGAGGCCGACCCGGACGCGGAGGTCCCGGTCCGGCTGCTGCTGGGCCTGGACCGCTTCGCCATGGCCGAGGAGAGCCTCGCGGACGGCCTCGGCCGCCTGATCAACAACTTCGAGCCGGAGCCCGCCGTCACCCCGGACGAGCCCGGGGCGACGGGTGACGGGACGGAGGAAGCCGGCTCCCGCACGCCGGAGGCCGCGGCATCCAAGGCCCCGGCCGACCCGACGGGCGAGCCGGAACCCGACGCGGCGGACGCCGTGACCCCGGACGCGCCCGGGGTCGCGAGTGACCAGGCGAAGGAAGCCGGCTCCCACACGCCAAAGGCCGCAGCCTCCGCCGACCCGGCGGACGGGCCGGACACCGACGCGGCGGACGAGAACGCGGAGCCCGCCGGCGCCCCGGACGCGCCCGAGGTGACGGGTGACGGGACGGAGAAGGTCGGCTCCCGCACGCCGGAGGCCGCGGCATCCAAGGCCCCGGCCGACCCGACGGGCGAGCCGGAACCCGACGCGGCGGACGCCGCCGACGCCCCCGAGCAGGCGGAAGCCGCTCCCGGTGGCGTCGGCACCACTCCCTCCCCCGACTGGGAGGCCCTCGCGGCCGCCACCGTGTCGGCGTCCGGTGCCGAGCTGGTCCGCGCGGTCGCGGGCGCCGGCGTCGTGGCGCACAGCGGCGGCGAGGCCTCGCGCGCCGAGGTCGTGGCGGCGGTGCTCGCGGCGCGGGCGGCGGGGGTGCGGGCGTGCGTAGCCGTGCACACCGAGGACGGCAAGCGGCGGGCCGCCGGGCTCGGTGACGGCGCGGCCGTCACCGTCGCGGGGCTGCTGGCCGGGCGGGAGGGCCCGGGCCGGGACGCCGACGGCGCGCTCGCGCTCGACCTGCTCGCCGTGCTGGACGCCCCGCAGCTCGACGTCGAGGCCGCCGCGATGCTCGTGGAGTCGCTGGCGGACGGCACCCGGCTGGTGCTGAGCGGCGACCCGGGCGTGCTGTGGTCGGCGGGCCCCGGCAGGGTCTTCGCGGACGTCCTCGCGGCCCAGGCCTGCCCGGTGGTCGTCTCGCGCACCCCGGACCCCGGCCCGATCGGCGAGCTGGTGTCGGGGATCGGCGTCGGGGAGCTGAGCCAGGTCGAGGCCCCCGGCAAGGAGGTCGTGATCGTGCCCGTGCGGGAGCCCGCGGAGGCCGTGCACCGCACGGTCCAGCTGGTCGCGGACTCCGTCCCGCGCGCGATCGGCGTGCCGGCCGAGCGGACCCAGGTCATCACCCCGGGCCACGGCGGCCCCGCCGGCACCCGCGCGCTCAACGCGGCGCTCAAGGAGCGGCTCAACCCCGGCCCCGGCCGGTTCGGCGGCTTCGACCCCGGCGACCGGATCGCGTACGTCCCGGCGCCCGGCCGGACGGTGACCGGCACCGTGGTCTCCGCGGACGCGGAAGGGCTGCGCCTGGACTGCGGCGGCACGCCCGTGGTCGTGCCGAGGGAGCGGGTCGGCGAGGAGGTCCGGCACGGCTGGGCGGTGACGGCGCACCAGGCCGCCGGGGTGCGCTGGCCGGCCGCCGTGGTGGTGCTGCCGGGCGACGCCGCCCGGACGCTCACGCGGTCGTGGGTCTACACCGCGTTCGGCAGGGCGGAGCGGCATCTGTCGGTCGTGCACGGCGTCGAGCAGGCACTGCCCCGTGCCGTCGCCGAGGTCCCCGCGAAGGAGCGGACGACGCGGCTCCGTTCGCTGCTGCGGGCACAGGGGCGCCCGGCGGAGTGA
- a CDS encoding aldo/keto reductase yields MELRHLGRTGLRVSRIGLGTLTWGRDTSEHDAAEQLKTFWEAGGTLVDTADVYADGGAEYLLGQLMEELVPRRDLVIATKSGSVPDPDRRFDGSRGHLLSALDASLERLGTDHVDLWQIHAFDPWTPVEETLQAVDIAVSSGRARYAGVSNFSGWQLAKAATWQLAAPGIRTRLAGTQMEYSLLQRGIEREVLPAALDLGIGVLPSSPLGRGVLTGKYRHATPADSRGASESLAPFVAPYLDETAGRVVDAVATAADGLATTSLKVALAWVRDRPGVTAPIVGARNAQQLRAALSVEALTLPDEICQALDDVSAPVHRYPDQDWSTL; encoded by the coding sequence ATGGAGCTAAGGCATCTCGGCCGCACGGGGCTGCGGGTATCCCGGATCGGGCTCGGCACGCTCACCTGGGGCCGGGACACGAGTGAGCACGACGCCGCCGAACAGCTCAAGACGTTCTGGGAAGCGGGCGGCACCCTCGTCGACACCGCGGATGTCTACGCGGACGGTGGCGCGGAGTATCTCCTGGGGCAGCTGATGGAGGAGCTCGTCCCGCGCCGCGATCTGGTCATCGCGACCAAGTCGGGCAGCGTCCCCGACCCCGACCGCCGCTTCGACGGCTCGCGGGGGCATCTGCTCTCGGCGCTCGACGCCTCCCTGGAGCGGCTCGGCACGGACCATGTGGACCTGTGGCAGATCCATGCCTTCGACCCCTGGACACCGGTCGAGGAGACCCTCCAGGCGGTCGACATCGCCGTCAGCAGCGGGCGGGCCCGCTATGCGGGCGTCTCCAACTTCAGCGGCTGGCAGCTCGCCAAGGCCGCCACCTGGCAGCTCGCCGCGCCGGGCATACGGACCCGGCTGGCCGGCACGCAGATGGAGTACTCACTGCTCCAGCGCGGCATCGAGCGCGAGGTGCTGCCCGCCGCGCTCGACCTGGGCATCGGGGTGCTGCCGTCCTCGCCGCTCGGCCGCGGCGTCCTCACCGGCAAGTACCGCCACGCGACCCCCGCCGACTCGCGGGGCGCCTCGGAGAGCCTCGCGCCCTTCGTCGCCCCGTATCTGGACGAGACGGCGGGCCGGGTCGTGGACGCCGTCGCCACGGCGGCGGACGGGCTCGCGACGACGTCCCTGAAGGTCGCGCTGGCGTGGGTGCGCGACCGCCCCGGGGTGACCGCCCCGATCGTCGGCGCGCGGAACGCCCAGCAGCTGCGGGCGGCGTTGTCAGTGGAGGCGCTTACGCTTCCGGACGAGATCTGCCAGGCGCTCGACGACGTGTCGGCCCCTGTGCACCGCTATCCCGATCAGGACTGGAGCACCCTGTGA
- a CDS encoding LLM class F420-dependent oxidoreductase, protein MRLGINLGYWGAGMDADNLAVAREADRLGYSVCWAAEAYGSDAPTVLSWVAAQTERIDIGSAIFQIPARTPTMTAMTAATLDSLSGGRFRLGLGVSGPQVSEGWYGVKFDKPLARTREYVDIVRKAMSRERVTHDGDHWTLPLPGGPGKPIKLTVHPVRERVPLYIAAIGPKNLEQTGEIADGALVVFFAPEHAEETTLGAIRAGREKIGKTLDGFDLAPSVSIAVGDDVNALADIFRPHTALYVGGMGSAKQNFYNKLAQRMGYEKAAAEIQEKYLAGDKAGAAAAVPRELIDSTTLLGPVERIADRMQAYADAGVTTLSLLPAGFTLDERIAALRAGVEAMERAGLA, encoded by the coding sequence ATGAGGCTCGGAATCAACCTCGGCTACTGGGGCGCCGGGATGGACGCCGACAACCTCGCGGTCGCCCGCGAGGCCGACCGGCTGGGCTACTCGGTCTGCTGGGCCGCCGAGGCGTACGGCTCGGACGCCCCCACCGTGCTGTCCTGGGTCGCGGCGCAGACCGAGCGGATCGACATCGGATCGGCCATCTTCCAGATCCCGGCCCGTACGCCCACGATGACGGCGATGACCGCGGCCACCCTGGACTCCCTCTCCGGCGGCCGCTTCCGGCTCGGCCTCGGCGTCTCCGGCCCGCAGGTCTCCGAGGGCTGGTACGGCGTGAAGTTCGACAAGCCGCTCGCCCGCACCCGCGAGTACGTGGACATCGTCCGCAAGGCCATGTCCCGCGAGCGCGTCACCCACGACGGCGACCACTGGACGCTGCCGCTCCCCGGCGGCCCCGGCAAGCCCATCAAGCTGACCGTCCACCCGGTGCGTGAGCGCGTTCCGCTCTACATCGCCGCCATCGGCCCGAAGAACCTGGAGCAGACCGGCGAGATCGCCGACGGCGCCCTCGTCGTCTTCTTCGCCCCGGAGCACGCCGAGGAGACCACGCTCGGCGCGATCCGCGCGGGCCGTGAGAAGATCGGCAAGACCCTCGACGGCTTCGACCTCGCCCCGAGCGTCTCCATCGCGGTCGGCGACGACGTCAACGCCCTCGCCGACATCTTCCGCCCGCACACCGCCCTCTACGTCGGCGGCATGGGCAGCGCCAAGCAGAACTTCTACAACAAGCTCGCCCAGCGCATGGGCTACGAGAAGGCCGCCGCCGAGATCCAGGAGAAGTACCTGGCCGGTGACAAGGCCGGCGCCGCGGCGGCCGTACCGCGCGAGCTGATCGACTCCACCACCCTGCTCGGCCCCGTGGAGCGCATCGCCGACCGGATGCAGGCCTACGCCGACGCGGGCGTCACCACGCTGTCGCTGCTGCCCGCCGGGTTCACCCTCGACGAGCGGATCGCCGCCCTGCGGGCCGGCGTCGAGGCGATGGAGCGCGCCGGCCTGGCGTAG
- the corA gene encoding magnesium/cobalt transporter CorA: protein MPSVIVDCAIYRDGRRTEGPADFSDALDEARADGRSFLWIGLHEPTEKEFELVTSEFGLHPLAVEDALKAHQRPKLEVYDDSLFVVLKPVVYDDAADTVTTGELMLFLGDSFVVTVRHGEGAPLAEVRRRLEEDPEVLRHGPSAVVYAVSDAVVDHYIEVAAELQVDLEELEAEVFAPVGGDTRNTASRIYSFKRQVMEFRRASWPLTDPMARLSGAGVPFVPEPARPFFRDVGDHLTRANESVDGLDRLLTDILSAHLAQMGVQQNDDMRKISAWAAMAAVPTMVAGVYGMNFDHMPELHQPWGYPAVVLLMAGLVFWLHRYFKRRGWL from the coding sequence ATGCCCTCCGTGATCGTGGACTGCGCTATCTACCGGGACGGACGCCGCACCGAGGGCCCCGCCGACTTCTCCGACGCGCTGGACGAGGCGCGGGCCGACGGCCGCTCGTTCCTGTGGATCGGGCTGCACGAGCCGACGGAGAAGGAATTCGAGCTGGTCACCAGCGAGTTCGGGCTGCACCCGCTGGCCGTGGAGGACGCGCTGAAGGCCCACCAGCGGCCCAAGCTGGAGGTGTACGACGACTCGCTGTTCGTCGTCCTGAAGCCGGTCGTCTACGACGACGCCGCGGACACCGTCACCACCGGCGAGCTCATGCTCTTCCTCGGCGACTCCTTCGTGGTGACCGTCCGGCACGGCGAGGGCGCCCCGCTCGCCGAGGTGCGCCGGCGGCTGGAGGAGGACCCGGAGGTCCTGCGGCACGGCCCGTCGGCGGTCGTGTACGCGGTGAGCGACGCGGTCGTCGACCACTACATCGAGGTGGCCGCCGAGCTCCAGGTGGACCTGGAGGAGCTGGAGGCGGAGGTGTTCGCGCCGGTGGGCGGCGACACCCGGAACACGGCCTCGCGGATCTACTCCTTCAAGCGGCAGGTGATGGAGTTCCGGCGGGCCTCGTGGCCGCTGACCGACCCGATGGCGCGGCTGTCGGGGGCGGGCGTGCCGTTCGTACCGGAACCCGCGCGGCCGTTCTTCCGGGACGTGGGCGACCACCTGACGCGGGCGAACGAGTCCGTGGACGGCCTGGACCGGCTGCTGACGGACATACTGTCGGCCCACCTGGCGCAGATGGGCGTCCAGCAGAACGACGACATGCGCAAGATCTCCGCGTGGGCGGCGATGGCCGCGGTGCCGACGATGGTCGCCGGCGTCTACGGGATGAACTTCGACCACATGCCGGAGCTGCACCAGCCGTGGGGCTATCCGGCGGTCGTGCTGCTCATGGCGGGGCTGGTGTTCTGGCTGCACCGCTACTTCAAGCGACGCGGCTGGCTCTGA
- a CDS encoding histidine phosphatase family protein — protein MPTLILVRHGRSTANTGGVLAGWTPGVALDERGTAQAAALPDRLAGLPLAAAVTSPLQRCRETLAPLLAARPDLPLHTDERIGECHYGDWSGRKIAELVDEPLWEVVQRHPGAAAFPGGESVRAMQARAVDAVRDWNARIEEEHGADAVYVMCSHGDIVKSLVADALGLHLDLFQRIAVDPCSVTAIRYTRLRPFLLRLGDTGELRGLAPHTEPAAPAEGSEADGVVGGGAGAP, from the coding sequence ATGCCCACGCTGATCCTTGTCCGGCACGGCCGGTCCACCGCCAACACCGGGGGCGTGCTCGCCGGCTGGACCCCCGGCGTCGCCCTGGACGAGCGCGGCACCGCCCAGGCGGCCGCCCTCCCGGACCGGCTGGCCGGGCTCCCCCTGGCCGCCGCCGTCACCAGCCCGCTGCAACGCTGCCGGGAGACCCTGGCGCCGCTCCTCGCCGCCCGCCCGGACCTGCCCCTGCACACGGACGAGCGCATCGGGGAGTGCCACTACGGCGACTGGTCCGGCCGCAAGATCGCCGAGCTGGTCGACGAGCCGCTGTGGGAGGTCGTCCAGCGGCATCCCGGTGCCGCCGCCTTTCCCGGTGGCGAGTCCGTGCGCGCCATGCAGGCGCGCGCCGTGGACGCCGTGCGCGACTGGAACGCCCGGATCGAGGAGGAGCACGGCGCCGACGCCGTCTACGTCATGTGCTCGCACGGCGACATCGTGAAGTCGCTCGTCGCCGACGCCCTCGGCCTGCACCTCGACCTGTTCCAGCGGATCGCCGTCGACCCCTGTTCGGTCACCGCCATCCGCTACACCCGGCTGCGGCCGTTCCTGCTGCGCCTCGGCGACACCGGTGAGCTGCGCGGCCTCGCCCCGCACACGGAGCCGGCGGCCCCCGCCGAGGGGTCCGAGGCGGACGGCGTCGTGGGAGGCGGGGCGGGGGCACCGTGA